The Flavobacterium commune genome contains the following window.
ACATTTTCCTAAAGAAGGACATAATTATGGAGAGTCAAAACGCATGGCGATGTATCCTTTTATGGCGAAATATTTAGGTTTGGATATTAGCAAAGTAAAAAACAGCAAAGGCGAAATAGATGAATCGACTTGCGTAATTGAACCAACAGAAAAGTTATTGGTTTTTGGTACTAAAGGCGAAAAGTTACCGGCAAATGCTTTAAAAGATATTAATGAATTGTATGCCCTTTTTGGCGAAAAAAACGAAAAAGTATATGAAGTTAAGAAATAATATAGCGAAAATAATATTTGTATTATCGGCTTTTGTGGTAACGTTTACATTTCAGGCGCAATCAAAATCCGATTTAAAACTTTGGTACAATAAACCCGCAGCTATCTGGAACGAAGCCCTGCCTTTGGGTAATGGTCGTTTAGGAGCGATGGTTTTTGGAGATCCGTCAATTGAAAGATTACAATTAAACGAAGAAACTATTTGGGCTGGTTCGCCAAATACTAATGCGCATTCAAAATCATTGGAAGCTTTGCCGGTTGTTAGAAAATTAGTTTTCGAAGGCAAATTCAAAGAAGCTCAGGATTTGGCAACCCGCGATATTATGTCGCAAACCAATGACGGAATGCCATACCAGACTTTTGGAAGCGTTTATATTTCGTTTAACGGACATAATGATTACAAAAACTATTATAGAGATTTAGATATTTCTAATGCCACTGCTTCGGTACAATACGAAGTAGATGGTGTGACTTACAAGAGAGAAGTCTTGACTTCTTTTTCTGATCAGGTGATTGCAGTGAAATTATCGGCAAGTAAAGCTGGAAAAATCACTTGTAATGTAATGATGAACAGCCCGATTGATAAAACAGTTTCTTTTTCAGACAGCAACGAGATTGTAATGACAGGAACGGGAACTAATTTTGAAGGAGTAAAAGGAAAAGTGAAATTTGAAGGGCGTTTGGCAGTTCAAAATAAAGGCGGAAAAGTAACTTCTAAAAATGGTGTTGTAAGCATTAATGGTGCCGATGAAGCGACTTTGTACATTTCGATTGCGACCAATTTTGTGGACTATAAAACTTTGGATGAAGATCAAACTCCAAAATGTAAAAAATATTTAGCAGTGGCTTTGCCAAAAGATTTCGAAACCATTAAAAAGAATCATGTAGCTTTTTATCAAAAGTACTTCGATCGTGTGAGTTTAGATTTAGGTTCAAATGTTAATGCAAAGAAACCTACAGACGAACGTATTCGTGATTTTAAGAATCAATTTGATCCGCAACTGGCAGCGCTGTATTTTCAGTTTGGACGTTATTTGTTGATTTCTTCTTCGCAACCGGGTGGTCAGCCGGCTAATTTACAGGGGATTTGGAACGATATGGTTTCTCCGCCTTGGGATAGTAAATACACCATGAATATCAATGCAGAGATGAATTATTGGCCGTCTGAGGTTACCAATCTTTCTGAAATGCACGAGCCGTTTATCCAAATGGCAAAAGAATTGAGTGTTACCGGTGCCGAAACAGCAAAAACAATGTATAATGCCCGCGGTTGGGTCTTGCATCATAATACCGATATTTGGCGCGTAACCGCTCCTGTAGATCAGGCAGCTTCAGGAATGTGGCCAACAGGTGGCGCCTGGGTTTGTCAGGATTTGTGGGAACGTTATTTGTACACCGGTGATAAAAAATATTTAAACGAAATTTATCCGGTGATGAAAGGAGCGGCTCAGTTCTTTTTAGATTTTATGATTCAAGATCCAAATACAGGTTATTTGGTGGTAGTGCCTTCTTCTTCGCCTGAGAATGTTCATGCCGGTGAGGATGGAAAATCGACCATTGCTTCGGGAACAACTATGGATAATCAGTTGGTTTTTGATTTATTTACTAATGTGATGAAAGCTTCAGCTTTGGTTTCTCCAGATGCAGCTTTTACTAAAAAATTGAAGGAAGCTTTGGCTAAAATGCCTCCGATGAAAGTGGGAAAACACAATCAGTTACAGGAATGGCAGGAAGATTGGGACAATCCAAAAGACAATCACCGTCATGTTTCGCATTTATACGGTTTGTTTCCGAGTAATCAAATTTCACCAATTAAAACACCTGAATTATTTGAAGCGGCTAAACAATCCTTGATTTACAGAACAGATGAATCGACAGGATGGTCTATGGGTTGGAAAGTTAATTTATGGGCTCGTTTACTAGACGGAAATCACGCTTATAAATTAATTCAGGACCAATTGCATTTGGTAACCGCTGACCAACGCAAAGGTGGAGGAACTTACCCAAATATGCTTGACGCCCATCAGCCATTTCAGATTGACGGTAACTTTGGATGTACTGCCGGAATTGCCGAAATGCTGATGCAATCTCAGGAAGATGCGATTCATTTATTACCGGCCTTGCCAACGGTTTGGAAAGAAGGAAGCATCAAAGGTTTGGTAACCCGAGGCGGATTTGTAATTGATATGACCTGGAAAAACAATAAAGTTTCGACTTTGAAAGTGTATTCAAAATTAGGAGGAAACTGCCGATTGAAATTGGAAAATACATTAAAAGCAGAAAAAGGAATTGCGTTTAAAAAAGCAAAAGGTAAAAACCCGAATCCGTTGTTTTATGAGGTTGAAGTAAAGAAACCAATCATTTCTAAAGAAGCAAAATTGCCTAAAGTGCAATTGCCAAAGTATAATGAATATGATGTGGAAATGAAAGCTGGGCAGACTTATACTTTTTATGGGAATTAATGGTCATTGCGAGGAACGAAGCAATCTCATAACGTGAGCAACAGATGTGATTGCTTCGTTCCTCGCAATGACAAACGGAAAACTAAATAAAATAATTAGAACAATGTTACACCAATTTAAATACAAGATAATAGCTTTCGTAATAATGATTGCAGCTTTCAGTAGTTGTAAGTCAGGAGCGGCACATTCTAAAAAAGGAACGGCAGTTATTTTAAAAGCGGATAATTACAAGCATTATGTTGATTATTTCAACACCATGGAAGAGGAGAATCTGAAATTTGCGATTCCGAATGATAGTGCGTGGGCGTGGATGGAAAAAAATATTCCGTTGTTTGAATGTCCGCAACAGAATTTTGAGGAAATTTATTATTATCGTT
Protein-coding sequences here:
- a CDS encoding glycoside hydrolase family 95 protein, with protein sequence MKLRNNIAKIIFVLSAFVVTFTFQAQSKSDLKLWYNKPAAIWNEALPLGNGRLGAMVFGDPSIERLQLNEETIWAGSPNTNAHSKSLEALPVVRKLVFEGKFKEAQDLATRDIMSQTNDGMPYQTFGSVYISFNGHNDYKNYYRDLDISNATASVQYEVDGVTYKREVLTSFSDQVIAVKLSASKAGKITCNVMMNSPIDKTVSFSDSNEIVMTGTGTNFEGVKGKVKFEGRLAVQNKGGKVTSKNGVVSINGADEATLYISIATNFVDYKTLDEDQTPKCKKYLAVALPKDFETIKKNHVAFYQKYFDRVSLDLGSNVNAKKPTDERIRDFKNQFDPQLAALYFQFGRYLLISSSQPGGQPANLQGIWNDMVSPPWDSKYTMNINAEMNYWPSEVTNLSEMHEPFIQMAKELSVTGAETAKTMYNARGWVLHHNTDIWRVTAPVDQAASGMWPTGGAWVCQDLWERYLYTGDKKYLNEIYPVMKGAAQFFLDFMIQDPNTGYLVVVPSSSPENVHAGEDGKSTIASGTTMDNQLVFDLFTNVMKASALVSPDAAFTKKLKEALAKMPPMKVGKHNQLQEWQEDWDNPKDNHRHVSHLYGLFPSNQISPIKTPELFEAAKQSLIYRTDESTGWSMGWKVNLWARLLDGNHAYKLIQDQLHLVTADQRKGGGTYPNMLDAHQPFQIDGNFGCTAGIAEMLMQSQEDAIHLLPALPTVWKEGSIKGLVTRGGFVIDMTWKNNKVSTLKVYSKLGGNCRLKLENTLKAEKGIAFKKAKGKNPNPLFYEVEVKKPIISKEAKLPKVQLPKYNEYDVEMKAGQTYTFYGN